Within the Gimesia sp. genome, the region GCAGAGTTCGATGGCTTCGTTGTAGGTTGAGACCCCTTTCGTTTCCAGTTCCAGGCTGTTCTGGATCTGTTCTTCAACAGTCTTACCCACGCGAATGACATCGTAGCGGGCGATTTCCGGAACGCCATCCAGATAGAGGATGCGGTCGATGACCTGCTCGGCATGTTTCATTTCTTCGATGGATTCGTCGTAGAAGTGCTTGGCCAGTTTGTCAAAGCCCCAGTCTTTGCACATCTTGGAAGAGATGAAGTACAGGTTGATGGCGGTGAGTTCGATTGTCAGGCCATCGTTTAATGCGTCGATTACTTTCTGGCTACCCTTCATTGGTTCTGCTTTCTCAATCTTTCTTTCCTGCCCCTGCCGAATTCCGGGCCGGAGCAAATGTTGTTGATAATATTTGACTACCGGTAGTATTCGTAATTGGCTCCACTTGTACCAGAGTGAATCTGGCGAAAAATGTCTATTTATATAGATTGAAACGAGATCTCTGACTTCGTGGAGTTCGCAGCGGAGATTTCTGAAACCGGTTCTCAATTACTGCTGTTTTCGGGGGCGAGATTGAGCAGTTCCACTTTTCGGAACTGAACCGGGTGACTTTCCGACTGCAGGGAAATGGTTCCTTTATCCAGCATGATCGGGGCGCCCTGTTCGATCAGCTTCTGGGCATCGGCGTCTTTGGGGTCGAGTTGGGGCTTGGTGTACGAGAGGACGGTTTCCCCGTCAATGACGTGTTCGATGATCTTGTTGCCTTTGACTTCGACATCAACGGTCACCCACTGATCGCCCCGATAGGTTTTGGAAGAGGAGTCGATGCAGTGTGGCATGAAGAGCTTGTTGTCCATGACGACGTTTGTGCCCGGGGTGCAGAGGTTGGCAGTGCTGCGTTTGCCCTTCGGTTTCCCACCCAGCAGCTGGACTTCAATGGAAACCGGAAAACGCTGGTCAAGGGACATGCTTTCGGGGCTCTGGCCGTGGACCATGATGCCGCTGTTGCGAAAGGCCCAGCCTGGCCCGCCTTTGACCTGGTCGCCGATGAAACGATATTCCACGCGGATGATGTAGTGAGAAAAGGTGTCTTTGTAGAAGATGTGACCGAATTTTTCATCGAAGGCATCGTAGTGCTCATAGTCGACGGTGAGTAGCCCGTCCTTTACCCGAAACGTATCTGCATAATTGACGCCTGGTTCATAACCTCGGATTTTGACCGTCCAGCCATCCAGGTTTTTCCCGTTGAACAGGGGGATCCATTTTTCCTGCGGTGCTTTCTCTTCAGCAGAGAGAGTAGCAGGCAGGCAGAGCGTCAGGCAGAGAGACAGACCGGCAATGAGAGCAGATGCGGTTTTCACGGTTTCATTCCTTCAGGCAGTCGGGCGATGGAGTCGGGTTCAAAAGTCAGCAGGTCTCCCTTCGGGGGAGAGGCATTTATTATAGGTGATGATAAGGTAAATAGCACGTTTTGGCATTAAAGAATGCGTGATTTGGATTCGCAGTTTGCAAAGTGTTCAGCCAATAAAAAAACGCCCGTTAAATTAACGGGCGTTTCTTTAATTTACATCAGGCCGGAGGCCTGTGGCTGACCTGGCGGTCGGCCGGCTGATGAGAATCAGCCTTCTTTCTTAGCCTCTTCGCCACCTTCTGGTACTTCTGCACCAGCACCACCGGTGGTGGAACCAGCTTCAGGAGCTTCGCCTGCAGGTGCTTCGCCTGCGGGAGCTTCAGCAGCGGGCTCTTCAGCAGGTGCAGGAGCTTCGGTAGCAGGCTTGCCGCAACCAACGGCCCAGATTGACATGCTGATGGTGGCGGGCACGACGAACAGTCGGCTCAGTTTTGTGAAAGACATTGAGTTGTCCCTTCCGATTTCGTTGTTCAAAAAAAGTGAGTCACTTGCATTCTGTCAATGAAGACATTCTGTCTAGAAACATTAAAAAATGAGCACCCCCAGATTTCAAGCGCCATCGAGAAACTTTAGATCAGTTTTCAATTTGAATAGTGAGAAACTGAGGTTTTTCTCGCTCTGAGAAGCTGGCTTTACTGCAACCGGTTTGCTGGTTATAGCGAAATCGCGGGGCGTTGGCAGGGTTCAGGAGTGTGCTGAGAGGTGTTTGGTGGATTGCCAAATTAATACAAAAAGGTCAAGATTAATATCATTTAATCCATGAAAAACTGGCAAAAATGAGGGAGAAACTGTTTTTCGAATTCTCAAAATTTTTATAAGAAACTTTGATATAACAGTTTGCTAATTTGTTCCGGGTTTGTCACACTAATCTCAGTTCTGAGAATTTGATTCTTATTCAAGTAAGTGTCCAGTTTACTCAGGGCTAATATCCGTTCTTATTTTTGCGTCATAATACGCTGAGCGTATTTTTTTCAGTGCGTCACTATTTTACGAACGTGTTTTCTTGAAGTGGTGATCAATTACGAGTGACAATAAACTCCGTTTTATTGTCGAGAGACTTTTAAGTTAGAGGATGGGCTACATGGCCACTGGAACAATCAAAAAAATTACTGAAAAAGGTTTTGGCTTCATCAACGATGGTCAACAGGATATCTTTTTTCATCTCTCTTCACTGGACGGAATCACGTTCGATCAACTGGTAGAAGGCCAGACTGTTGAATTCGAAAGCGAAAAAAGCGATCGCGGTCTGCGAGCTGTTCGCGTAACAACATCTGAGTAATTCTACTATCAGTTCCACGCTTCCACAGAATTGCGTAGTGCTCCCAGTCCCTGAATCTCTACATCAACCTGGTCTCCAGGTTTGAGATAGACAGGTGGCTTGCGTGCCATGCCAACTCCTGGTGGCGTTCCGGTAAAGATAATATCGCCTGGTTCCAGTGTCATAAACTGAGACAGGAACTGCACAATTTCTTCGATTGTGAAGATAAACTTATCGGTACAGGAATTCTGCATCACCTCTCCATTCAACGTCAGTTTAATGGAGAGGTTGTTTGCATCCTCGATTTCATCCGAGGTGACCAGATAGGGACCGATCGGTGCAAAGGTGTCTGGTGTTTTACCTAACAGCCATTGTCCGCCCGGACGTCCGATCTGCCAGTCGCGTGCGGAGACATCGTGTCCGTTCATGTAGCCGGCGACGTATTCAAGTGCGTTGTCCAGGTTCGCATTGCGACATGTCTTTCCGATGACGACGACCAGTTCGGCTTCGTAGTCTACCTCTTTGGCCACTTCCGGAATACGAATCGGCTGATCGGGACCTGTGACGGAAGTCGTGAATTTACTGAAGCAAACCGGTTCATCGGGAAAGGCCATGCCTGTTTCCTCGGCGTGATCGCGATAGTTCAGGCCGATGCAGATGACTTTCCCCGGTTGTGGAATCGGAGCGCAGAGCCTACCGGTAATCTGTCGGTCGGCCTCCACCGCCTGTTTCGCAGCTTTACAGGCACGTTCGAGCCCATCTTCCAGACTGAGCACGCCCTTTAATGAGGGGGGCAGTGTGTCGTCGAATGCACGCACATCGTAGAAGGTCAACTGACCCTCCTGGTCGGTAACGGAAACAACGGTCGGACCCTGTTCTGTGTGTAAAGTGGCTAACTTCATACCCGAGTACTCCCTTCGACGACTGGTTGTAAAACATCAAAAGCTCTTGTTCAGCAGTCGGAAATCTTATGCTCTTGCGCTGATGAGATGTAGTGAACGTCAGCATCATCTCAAGCAGAAATGTGAAAGTATCCCCGCCGGGTCCGGGTTTTCCAGTTATGGGGTTTAAATATCCGATACGCATGATTTCCATCTCCAGCGGGGATTGCTATGCTGTGAGCAGTGGGTCTGTTCTGCAGAACGGATCAGATCTGACACGCGATTTTGAACTCTTCTTTATCTACAGCGACTGAATATTATGGCCAAAGCGACCTATAAAGATGCCGGCGTTGACCTGGATCTCTATCAGAAAGCCATGTCCTCGATTACTCCCCTTCTGGCAAAAACTCACGTCGCACAGAAATCCAGGGTGATGGAACTCCCCGGTGGTTTCGCGGGGCTCTTTCGTCTGAATAATCCTCAACCCGGTCCCGCTGGTCGGCAGTACGAAGATCCTGTCCTGGTCTCCGGGACCGATGGGGTAGGGACTAAGATCAAAGTTGCGATCCAGGCGGGAATCTACAATACGATCGGCATCGACCTGGTGGCGATGTGTGTTAATGACTGTCTCTGCCTGGGAGCCGAACCCCTGTTTTTCCTCGATTACATCGCGCTCGGAAAAGACGATCCCGAACGGCTGGTCGAATTGATGGAGGGGGTCACCAAGGGATGCGTGCTTTCCAAAGCGGCTCTGCTGGGGGGAGAAACCGCGATCATGCCTGACCTGTACGGTGATGGGGATTTCGATATGGCCGGATTCTGTGTAGGCGTTGTCGAACGCAACCAGGTGCTGGACGGTCAGGCGATTCAATCGGGCGATGTTGTTCTGGGTCTCGAATCGAGCGGCTTCCATTCCAATGGCTTTAGTCTGATCCGTAAGGTCGTATTCGAAATGGCGGGCCTGGATGTCAACGATCAGATTGAGGAGTTGAATCAACGGACGGTCGCCAGTATCCTGCTCGAGCCAACCCGGATCTACGCGGACGCCATTAACACCATCTTCCAGAGTTTTCCTGATAAGATTGTGATCAGCGGCCTGGCCCACATTACCGGGGGCGGACTGGTGGAAAACGTGGAACGAATTCTGCCTCAGAATCGTCGGATCGATCTCAAGCGTTCTGCCTGGGAAGTGCCGGCTGTCTTTGACTGGCTGCAGTCACTGGGGGATATTGACGAAGCCGAAATGTTCCGCGTCTTCAATATGGGAATCGGTCTGGTTGCCATCGTCCGGGCACAACATGCAGAGGCCGTGCAGGAAAAACTGCAGTCACTCCAGATTCCTTCGCACGTTCTGGGGAAAGTTACCCAGGGCGACAAAGAAGTAACTCTGAGCTGATTTTCAAGCTTCAACTTTCCTACCAGACCGCGATCGCTATGCGCGCGTTTCAGGGTACATCTGAGCGGTTACGATCGAGAGCCCCTGTCAGCAGGAGGGCTATGCCGCTTCTTTGGGGTGGTCGCATGTTTAATGGGGGAATCAGGACCCCGACCTTGCGTGTGTGACTCGAATTTTTTTAATGGCTCGCGCAATAGTTTGGTTTCTTTTGTAATTTCCGGAACGCCAGAGGTTCGAAAAGGGATATATGACCAGAGTGTCCAGAAATGGCACTGTGTTCTATGTCAGGGAGCCTCCGATCGCATGATCCGGTCAGTGCCGGTCTCTAGTCTGTTCGCGTTCCCGTCTCCAGGCGGTGTACTCCGCCGTCAGTTGATTGTCTATTGGGGACAATCTTTACTGAGTTCGCTGCACAGGGAAGGCACACATGGAACACCCGATTCCAACCGGTCAGGAACGCACATTTGCAGATCATGAGATTATCGTCAGCA harbors:
- the bfr gene encoding bacterioferritin — encoded protein: MKGSQKVIDALNDGLTIELTAINLYFISSKMCKDWGFDKLAKHFYDESIEEMKHAEQVIDRILYLDGVPEIARYDVIRVGKTVEEQIQNSLELETKGVSTYNEAIELCRQEKDAGSRELMDQMVVESEESIDWCESQLELIKQVGIQNYLAEQIRE
- a CDS encoding DUF1080 domain-containing protein codes for the protein MTLCLPATLSAEEKAPQEKWIPLFNGKNLDGWTVKIRGYEPGVNYADTFRVKDGLLTVDYEHYDAFDEKFGHIFYKDTFSHYIIRVEYRFIGDQVKGGPGWAFRNSGIMVHGQSPESMSLDQRFPVSIEVQLLGGKPKGKRSTANLCTPGTNVVMDNKLFMPHCIDSSSKTYRGDQWVTVDVEVKGNKIIEHVIDGETVLSYTKPQLDPKDADAQKLIEQGAPIMLDKGTISLQSESHPVQFRKVELLNLAPENSSN
- a CDS encoding cold shock domain-containing protein, whose amino-acid sequence is MATGTIKKITEKGFGFINDGQQDIFFHLSSLDGITFDQLVEGQTVEFESEKSDRGLRAVRVTTSE
- a CDS encoding fumarylacetoacetate hydrolase family protein gives rise to the protein MKLATLHTEQGPTVVSVTDQEGQLTFYDVRAFDDTLPPSLKGVLSLEDGLERACKAAKQAVEADRQITGRLCAPIPQPGKVICIGLNYRDHAEETGMAFPDEPVCFSKFTTSVTGPDQPIRIPEVAKEVDYEAELVVVIGKTCRNANLDNALEYVAGYMNGHDVSARDWQIGRPGGQWLLGKTPDTFAPIGPYLVTSDEIEDANNLSIKLTLNGEVMQNSCTDKFIFTIEEIVQFLSQFMTLEPGDIIFTGTPPGVGMARKPPVYLKPGDQVDVEIQGLGALRNSVEAWN
- the purM gene encoding phosphoribosylformylglycinamidine cyclo-ligase, yielding MAKATYKDAGVDLDLYQKAMSSITPLLAKTHVAQKSRVMELPGGFAGLFRLNNPQPGPAGRQYEDPVLVSGTDGVGTKIKVAIQAGIYNTIGIDLVAMCVNDCLCLGAEPLFFLDYIALGKDDPERLVELMEGVTKGCVLSKAALLGGETAIMPDLYGDGDFDMAGFCVGVVERNQVLDGQAIQSGDVVLGLESSGFHSNGFSLIRKVVFEMAGLDVNDQIEELNQRTVASILLEPTRIYADAINTIFQSFPDKIVISGLAHITGGGLVENVERILPQNRRIDLKRSAWEVPAVFDWLQSLGDIDEAEMFRVFNMGIGLVAIVRAQHAEAVQEKLQSLQIPSHVLGKVTQGDKEVTLS